ATAGAAGTAGTGGGCGCGCAGCAGGACCACGAAGTCCTCGCCGATCTCCTCGCAGAAGGCTTCCAGGTCGAGCCGGGCCTCGAAGCCGGTGCTGTAGTCGCGGTGCGTGGGCGCGTACAGCAGCGCCGTCCTGCCCTCCGGGACGCCGAGCTCCTGGCGTACGCGGGCCACGTCCTCGGCGGTCGCCGTGTAGTAGACGTCGTTGCGCGGATAGCCGTACTCCAGGGCCTCGTACGAACCCGGGAAGGCCCGCTCCCACATCTGGGTGGAATGCCGGTTGGAGGAGAGGTTGTAGTCCCAGCGGTCCACGCGGGTCAGCAGCTTGCTGAAGCTGCCGGTCGCGGCGGCGACCACCGGGTACGTCGACTGGTCGACGCCCATCTTCTTCAGCGGGGTGCCGTGCTGTGTCTGTACGTGCACACTGCCGGAGCGTTTGACGACGCCGTCCGCGAAGTTGGCGTTGTTGATCAGGTACTTGGCGCGGGCCAGCACCTGCCAGGAGCGGTGGCTGCCGATCACGGCGTAGTCGATGCCCTTGGGCAGCGCGTCCACCGCCTCGGGCTCGACCAGGAACACCGAGCGGATGTGCGGGGCGAGCTCGCGGGACTTGGCGTGGATCGCGGCCGGGTTGCAGGCGTAGCCGCGGCCCCAGTAGGCGCAGTACACGGCGAGGTTCTCGTCGAGGGGGCGGCGCAGGTGCGTCGCGTAGAGCACGCGGGTGCGCAGCCCGCGAGGGCGCGGCACTCCCTGTACCGCCTTCGCCGCCGCCCGGTTGGCGCGGCGCAGCGCCTGGAACGCGCTGTAGGCACCGGCCGCGAGCAGCCGGTGCTGCACGCCGAGGCTGCCGGAGGGCGCCGTGAACCCGGCCGGGCGGTGCCGCCGGTAGAGCGTGCCTGCGCGGCGGAAGAAGGCCCGGCGGCGGCGCGCGGGCACTCGGGCCGGATGGGCCGCCGTCTTCAGCACGAGGGCGAAGAGCCGCTCGAACAGCGCCTCCGACGTGGCGGCGGACACCTCTTGTCCGGAAGCACGGGTGAGCACCAGCTCGACCTGGTCGAGGACGTCGAAGTGGTGCTCGCCCGGCGTGTTGAGGCGGCTGCCCTGGCGGCGTAGACGATGGCGTACGCAGACCGAGCGCAGGACCGCCGCCCGGGCGCCCGCGAGGGTGAGCAGGCCACCCCAGCCCACGTCCGTGAAGTGCCCGTCGGGGAAGGTGAGGTGGTGCTCGGTGAGGAAGGCGCGACGGTAGGCCGCGCTCCACGCGGGGATCTCCACGCCGACGACCCCGGGGTCCTTGTCGAGCGGAGGCACGCTCGACTCGCCCTCCCACCAGTGCACCCGCTCGTGCTGGAAAGAGAGGACGTCCACCTCGGCGCGTTCGCGGAGCCCGGCGTCCAGGACCCCCAGCGCGCCCGGCACCAGGACGTCGTCGCCGTCGAGGAAGAGCAGATACGTGCCGGTCGCCGCCTTCATTCCGGCGTTGCGTGCCGCGCTCAGCCCGCCCGACGGCGGCGAGTGGACCGGCGCGACCCGGCAGTCCCGCACGGCGTACGCAGCGGCGACCGTCCCGGCCGGGGAGTCCGGCGCGTCACAGACCGGGATCAGCTCGACGTCGCCGAAGGTCTGGGTGAGCACCGAGTCCAGCGCCTGGGCCAGACGCCCGGCGACTCCATGGGTGGGCACGATGACACTGAAGCGGGGCATTCTGCTCTTTCTCTCAAGGTCTCGAGGAGCGTTCTCTTGTGGTCTCAAGGAACGTGGTCTCAAGGAACACTGAGCGGCGGGTTCATCGCCCGGGCCGTCCGGTGGGCCGCCAGGTGGTGGGCCGGGTGGGCGTGGGACGTGACGGACTGGAGGGCACGCGGACTCCGGTTCAGAGGGTTTCGGTGACGGGGCCGCCGGGCGGTGGCACGGTGGTGAGGGGAGCGACCGGTCGGGCGGCCGCGGCCGACGGGACCGGCTGCCGCTCGGCGAGCGGGATGAACGGCGGCAGGCCGGCCGTCTCCCCGAGCACGACACGGCGTACCACGCGCTTGGCGGCGCGGCCGTCGTCGTACGGGCAGAAGCGCTCGCGGAACGCGGCCCGCAGCTGCGTGGAGCGCGAGCCGCGCCAGTGCTCCGTCGCGAAGATGTCGATCAGCTCGTCCTCGCTGCGCGCCACCGCCCCCGGCGGGAAGGCCCGCAGGTCGAAGTAGGTGCCGCGGGCCGCCTCGTACGCCTCCCAGTCGTCCGCGTGGATGACGATCGGGCGGTCGAGGCCCGCGTAGTCGAACATCAGGGACGAGTAGTCGGTGATCAGCGCGTCCGAGGCGAGGCACAGCGACTCGATGCTCGGATGGCCGGACACGTCGATCAGCCGGCCAGACGATGAGGCCGCGGCGCCCGTGAGCGGGGTCTCGTACGCGTGGTGGGCGCGGGCCAGCACGACGAAACGCGGGCCGAGGTGGCGCAGGACGCGGTCCAGGTCGAGGGTGGGGCGCTGGGTGCGGCGGTAGTCGCGGTACGTCGGCGCGTACAGGACGGCGACCGTGCCCTCGGGGATGCCGAGCGACTGGCGCAGCCGGGTCACATCCGCCGAAGTCGCCCGCTGGAACACGTCGTTGCGGGGGAGGCCGTACTCCAGGGTCGTGTACGAGGACGGGAAGACGCGCTCCCAGACCAGGGTGGAGTGGCGGTTGGCGGACAGGACGTAGTCCCACTTGTCGACGCTGCGCAGCAGCTCCGCGAAGTCGGTGTCGCGCGCGGCCGCCGGTCGGTCCTGGAGGTCGAGGCCCATGCGCTTGAGCGGGGTCCCGTGCTGCGTCTGGATCATGATCTGGCCGGGGCGCTTGATCAGGCGCCGGTCGAAATTGACGTTGTTGACGAGGTATTTGGAGCGGGCGAGCGCCGTCCAGTACGCCGCCGTACCGGGCCGCAGCCGGCGCGTGGCCGGCGGGACCGTGTGGTGGTGCTCGGGGTGAGCGATCCACGCGGTGCGGATGTGCGGCGCGAAGCTGCGGAACGCGGACTCCAGGGCGCCCGGGTTGCAGCCGTGGCCGCGCCCCCAGTAGCTGGAGAAGACGGCACGGTCGGCGCGCAGCGGGAGGCGGAGCTGGAGGCGGTAGTGGAGTTGCAGCATCGCGCCGCGCGCCGTGCGGAGCAGGGACCTGGTGAGCTTCAGGGCCCGTCCTTCGAGGTGTGACGCCAGGGACAGCAGGCGGTACGTGCGGTGCACGCCCAGCCGGACCAGCGCGTGCCGCACGCGGGTGCGGAAGGGGACGGGGGCACCCGGCGTGCGGTAACGGCGGTAGTGGGCACGGGCCTTGCGCAGGAACGCGGCCCGCGAACCGCGCGGCAGCCGGCCGCGCCTGACGAACACCGTCGAGAAATGGTCGGCCATGCGGCGGAACAGGACCGGCCGCCAGTGGGCCAGCTCCGGGTGCCCGTCGATGTACGCGAAGACACGGTCGTACTGCTCGAAGATGTCGAAGTGCTTGCGGCTGCTGGTGCCGAGGATGCTGCCGTGGCGGCGCTGGCGGTAGTGGACGCAGACCCGGTCGAGGGTGGCGATCGTCTCCGCGGACATCAGCACCGGATACGTCCAGGGCGTGTCCTCGTAGTAGCCGGGCGGGAAGGCGAAGCCCTCGCGTTCGATGAACTCCCGGCGGTACGCCTTGTTCCACACGACCATCAGGACCTTGAGCAGCCCCGGCCGGTCGTCGAGGCGGAACGGCGCCGGTCCCTCCTCCGTCAGCTGTGCCGCGAACTGGTTGCGGACCGCCTCGCCCGACCAGTACGTGCGCGCGTAGTCGTAGACCAGGACGTCCGGTTCGGAGGTCTCCTTCAGCCGGTCGGCGATGGCGCGCAGCGCGTCCGGGGTGAGGGTGTCGTCGCTGTCCAGGAAGATCAGGTAGTCGCCGGTGGCGTGTTCGAGACCCGCGTTGCGTGCATGGCCCAGGCCCACGTTCTGCGGCAGGTGGACGGCGCGGACGCGGGTGTCGCGGGCGGCGAACTCGTCGATGATCGCGCCGCTCGCGTCGGGCGAGCAGTCGTCGACGGCGATCAGTTCGAGGTCCGGACAGGACTGTCCCAGAACGGATTCCAGGCACGCGTGCAGATACGCCTGAACCTTGTACGCGGGGACGATGACACTGAACCTGGGCACGGCACATCCATGGGTCGGCGCGGAATACCTGCCCGGGAACGGCCGAAGGGGTGATGGGGTTACGCCAGTTGTGGCATACGGGGGATGTGCGGTGAACGGGGAGGGTCTGGGCGGTGACGGCGCGGAGGGGCGGGCCAGTGTCGGCGCGGAGGTGCGGTCCGGTTTCAGCACGAAGGGGCGGGCCGTGGTCGGCCCGCCCCTCAAGTGCCTGTGATCAGGGGCTACTTCACCGCGCCGGCCATCACGCCGGACACGAACTGCCGCTGGAACGCGAAGAACACGGCCAGCGGGATCACCATCGAGATGAAGGCGCCGGGCGCCAGCACGTCGATGTTGTTGCCGAACTGACGTACCTGCGTCTGCAGGGCCACCGTGATCGGCTGGCTGCCCGAGTCGGAGAACACCAGCGCGACCAGCATGTCGTTCCACACCCACAGGAACTGGAAGATCCCGAGCGAGGCGATCGCGGGACCGCCGAGCGGCATCACGACCCGTACGAACAGGCGCAGTTCACCCGCGCCGTCCAGACGGGCCGCCTCCAGGAGTTCACGGGGGATCTCCGCGAAGAAGTTCCGCAGCAGGAACACCGCGAAGGGCAGGCCGAAGCCCACGTGGAAGAGGACCACGCCGATGATCGAGCCGAAGATCCCGATGCTGCCGAAGAGTTCGGCGATCGGGATCAGCGCGACCTGCACGGGGACGACGAGCAGGCCGACCACGCCGAGGAACCACCAGTCGCGGCCCGGGAACTCCATCCAGGCGAAGGCGTACCCCGCGAGCGAGCCGATGACGACGACGAGAACGGTCGCCGGGACGGTGATCAGCATCGTGTTCACCAGCGAGTCGGTGATGTCGCCGTTCTCCAGGAGCCTTTGATAGCTGTCCACGGTGAGCTGCGCGGGCTCGGTGAAGACCTTCCACCAGCCGCTCGCGCTCATGTCCTCCGGCTTGCGCAGCGAGGACAGCAGCAGCCCGATCGTCGGCACCAGCCAGAACAGTCCGACGAGGAGCAGGAAGACGCGTACGATCCCGCCGCTGACGCCGCTCGCGAGCCGGGACCCGAGTGAGACCTTGGCGGTGGCGGGCGCCGGTTTCGTGAGACGGCCTGTGTGCGTGCTCATCGCCGCACCTCCCGCCTGAGCCTGCGGATGTTGAACAGCATCACCGGGATCACGAGCAGCAGCAGGAACACCGCGATGGCGCTCGCGATGCCCGGCTGGTCCTCGGCGAAGCCCTTGCGGTACAGCTCCAGGGCGAGCACGTTGGCGTCGTCCTGGGACGAGCCCGGCGCGATGATGAAGACCAGGTCGAAGACCTTCAGAACGTTGATCATCAGGGTCACGGTGACGACCGCGAGCACGGGCGCGAGCAGCGGCACGGTGACCCTTCTGAAGACCTGCCACTCGTTCGCGCCGTCGACCCGGGCGGCCTCGAGGAGCTCGCGCGGCACACCTGCCAGACCCGCCGCGATCAGCACCATCGCGAAGCCCGCCCACATCCAGATGTACGAGCCGATGATGGCCGGGGTGACCAGGGACGGGCCGAGCCAGTCGACGCCGTTGTACGGCTCGCGGAAATTGCCTGCCGGAAGCCGCAGTTGGGCGCCGTCGGCCTTGTCCGAGAGCGTGAACGTGCCGTCGTCGCGGACCTTCGTCGAGTCCACCACCTTGCCGTCCTTGACGGCCTCGACCCTCATGCCCGCGTACCCGAGCTCAGCCGCGTCCACCTGGCCGAGCTTCCCGACGCCCTTGCCGCGCGTGAAGTCCTGCCAGGCGGTGCCGGTGACCTTGCCGGGCTCGGCCGTCGCCTGTACGGCCTTCTTGGCCCTGTCGGGCATCTGGTCGGGGGCGACGCCGACGAGGGGGAGCGTGACGGACTGCCCGACGCGGACGGGCTGTTGGGTGATGAAGCCGTCGCGGTCGGGCTGGAGGGGTGACTGCCGTCCCGGGTGGGCGTTCGGGAACGCCGACGACTCGGCGAACGTGTCGTGCACACCCACCCACACCGCGTTCGCGACACCCTTCTCCGGATCCTGGTCGTACACCAGCCGGAAGATGATGCCCGCGGCGAGCATCGAGATCGCCATCGGCATGAAGACGACCAGCTTGAACGCCGTGCCCCAGCGCACCCGTTCGGTGAGCACCGCGAAGATCAGACCGAGCGCGGTCGCGACGGTCGGCGCGAACACCACCCAGATGATGTTGTTCTTGAGGGCGGTGCGGATGCCGTCGTCCGTGAACAGGGCCTCGTAGTTGTCGATTCCGGCGAAACCGTCGCCGGACTGGTCGTAGAAGCTGCGGAAGACCGAGTACCCGATCGGGTAGACCACGAGCGCGCCGAGCAGCACCACGGCGGGCAGCAGGAAGAGCGCTGCCACGGTCCTGCGGGTGCCGGTCACGCTCTTGCGCGTACGAGCCGGAGGCACCGGTGCGGTGCCTCCGGCCGTTGCCGACGTCATCGCCGTATCAGCCCTTGTACGCCGCGGCCGCGTCGGCCTCCAGCTTGGCCTGCGTCCCCGCCACGTCCTTCGGGTTCTTCAGGAAGTCCTGCAGGGCCTTCCACTCGCCCTTGCCGGGCGTACCGCCGAAGGCCTGCGGGGCCTGGTCGGACATGTCGAAGCGGAAGTCGTCGCCCGCGGCGATCAGAGCCTTGGCCATGGACTGCTGGACGGCGTTCGGATACGCGGAGTTGGCCACGTTCTTGTTGGGGGAGAGGAAACCGCCCTGCTCGGCCCAGATCGTCGCCGCGTCGGGCGAGGCGAGGAAGGTGAGCAGCGCCTGACCGGCCTTGGACTCCTTCAGGAGTACGGCCGCGTCGCCGCCGCTGACGACGGGCGCCTCGTCGCCCACCGCCGGGAACGGGAACACCTTCGCGTCCGTGCCGATCTTCGCCTTCGTCTCGGCGATGTTGATGCCCACGAAATCGCCCTCGAAGACCATGCCCGCCTTCGGCTGGTCGCCGCCGGTGAACGTCTGCGTCACCGACGCCGGGAACTCCGTCTGCAGCGCGCCGTCCGCGAGGTAGTCCTTGTTGCCCCACAGCTCGGCGAGCGTGGTCAAGGCGTCCTTCACGGACGGGTCCGTCCACTTGATCTCGTGCTGGGCGAGCTGGTCGTACTTCTCCGGCCCCGCCTGGGAGAGGTAGATGTTCTCGAACCAGTCGGTGAGGGTCCAGCCGTCCGCGCCGCCGACGGAGACGGGGGTGACGCCGGAGTCGTAGACGGTCTGGGCGGTGGTGAGGAAGTCCTTCCAGGTCTTGGGTTCCTGGGCGCCCGCGTTCTCGAAGACCTGAGTGTTGTACCAGACCAGCGACTTGTTGGCGGCCTTGAAGTAGACGCCGTACTGCTGGCCGTCGACCTTGCCGAGGTCCTGCCAGCCCTGCGCGTAGTTCTTGGCGAGCTGGGCCTGGGCGTCGGCGCCCACGGGCTTGGCCCACTTCTTGTCGACGGCTTGCTTGATGGCGCCGACCTGCGGAAGCATCGCGACGTCCGGCGGCGCACCGCCCGCGATCTTCGAACCGAGGAAGTTGATGATCGGGTCCTGCGCGGGTACGAAGGTGACCTTCGCGCCGGTGCGCTTCTCGAACTCCGCGAGCACCTTCTTGAAGTTGGCCTGCTCCGGGCCGGTCCATACGGCGGCGACTTCCAGAGTGGCGCCGTCGAGCTTGGGGAGGGTGACGCTCGCGCCGCCACTGCCCGTGCTTTCCTTGCCGCTACCGCTGCTCTTGTCCTTGTCGTCGCCGCCGCACGCGGTGAGAGTGAGTGCGCCCGCGATGATTGCGGCTGCGGCTTGTGTGGCCCTGCGTACCCGAAGATTGCTGCGCATCACTGCCCCGTTCCTCATCGAACGACCGAGCGCTTCTCCTGGGCTCTGTGTCTACGCCGGGGTCTTGAGGTCGGCAAGACCGGCAACACTGTCAAGAGAGCGATCGTGACCGCGTCGTGACGTGAGGGGTGTCAGCCCGTCCGGCGTTTGAGGACGAGCGCGAAGCGCGATACGGGGGTCTGGGGGCGGAGCCCCCAGGTACGGGACGGGCAGGGGCGGAGGGGGCGAACACAACCCAGGCAAGCCCCCACCCACCCGCGGCTAAAGGAGCGACGGCACCTCCACCGCGGCAACCGACCGAGCCGCCCGCTCAAGCGCACTCGCCAGAAGCGCCAAGTCCGTGGGCCCGTTACCCAGTTCACGAACGGGCCGCCGGGCCGGCGGGTCACCCATGCGATGCCATTCCAGGGGCACGACGGTGGGGCGGAGGGTCGCCGTACGGGGAATGCGCCCCGTGACCCGCCCACCTTGGAAGGGAACGTCGCGCCCGTCCGGCCGGAGCAGCCGCCCCCGCCCGGGCCCGGCTTCGTCCGCCCCGGGCACCGGCGCGTCGAGGGCCACCCGCAACGCGGCGGAACGGCCCAGCTCGGACCCGCCCGTACGCCCGTCGACCCCGGCGGCCGCCACCAGATGCACCCCGAGCCGCTCCCCCTCCCGGGCAACGGCCTCAAGAGCCCGCACGACCGATCCGGCCGAGGGCCGCCCCGGCGACCCCAACGCGGGGGAGAGCAGCGCGTCGAGGTCGTCGACCACGACGACGAGACGGGCGAGCGGCGGCCCCGGCTCCGTACGCTCCCGCGCCGCGGCCGGCCGCAACCGCAGTGTCGAACTGGGCGGCGCGTCGAGATCCCCGGCGCCGGACGGCGTGCCGGGCGCCATGCCGGACGTCGCGCCGGGCACTCTGCCGGACGGCGACTGGGCCGACCGCTGGGCCACGATCCGGCCCGACACCTCGCGCCGCGTGTGCCACTCGGCGAAGTCGAGCCGTCCGAGCAGCTCGGCCCGCCGCTTCAGCTCGGCGCTGAGTGCCTGGGCGAACTCCCGCATCCGTACGGGGTCGTTGGCGGCGAGGTGCGTTGTGACGTGAGGCAGGTCCGTACAGACCTGGAGCCCCTCGCCACGCCCCGCGCCGCTCCCCGTACCGTCCCGCCCGTCAATCAGCACGATGCCGAGCCGGTCGGGCCGTTCGGCGGCGGCGAGGGACGCGGCCACGGTGCGCAGCAATTCCGTACGACCGCTGCCGGGCGGGCCCTCGATCAGCAGATGCGGGCCCTCGACGGGGAGATCGGCGGTGACGGGCCCGCGCGGTCCGGCACCGAGAACGATCCGGCCGCGACCGCCGAGCGCCTCCGTGTCGTCCGCCGCGTCCGCCCAACGCGCCATCAGCGAGGCGGGGGTGGCCCGTGCGAGTCCCAACTCGTCGAGCAGCCGCGCCGCTTGAGGCAACGGCGCGGACACGCGTGCGTGCCGCTCCCTGTGCGTACCGTCCGTCCGCAACGGCGCGAGCGCCCGCGCGAACCGCTCGGCCCACGCGACCGAGACGGCGTCGATCGCGGCGACGGTGCCGTGGCCCACGGGACCGCGCGGCAGCTGCCCGGCTGTGCCGGGGTGGGTGTTCCCGCCGTACGACGAACCGGCGTCCGGGACACCGGCGGCTCCGGACGCACCGGACACTCCGTACGCTCCGGACGCGCTGGACGCTCCGGTGAGCGGGGCTCCGGTGGCGCCCGGGTGCTTCGGTTCGCCCTGTGCGGAGCCGGGGTGCGTGGACCCGCGGTGCGAGGGGCCTCCGTGTGTGGAGTCGCCGTGCGTGGAGTCGGGGAACGTCGACCCGCCCCGCATCAGCCTGTCCGGCGTGGGTTCGCCTTGCGCGGAGCCGGGGTACGCGGGCGCGCCCTGCGCAGAGCCGGAGTGCGCCGCCCCGCCCCGCGGGTACCCGGCGCCATCGCGTGAGCGCCCCGCGGAGTCGCCCGGCGCGGACCCGCCGGCTCCGCCCCGCGCGGCACCCCCCGGTGAGGCCCCCGGGCCGCCCGGTGCGACCCGCAGCAGCCGCAGCGCCGTAGCCACGTCGCCGCTGAGCAGGGCGACCGCCCCGCACGCGCGGAACGCCGGTGACGCCGCGCACGCCGTCTCGTAGGTCTCCGTCACCGGCGATGCGGGCGATGCCGCCGGGGTCTCGGCGAGGCACACCGCGTGGATCCCGGCCCGAGCCCCCTCATGGGTCAGCCGCAGCACGGACTCCCGTACGTCGGTGCCGCCGGGGTCGCCGTCCACGACGACCACGGTGTACGGACCGTCGAAGCCCGCGCCCGCCGGGTCATCGTCGCGCGCCCAGGACGGGCGCCGCGCCGCGCCGCGTACGGTGCCGGGGGCGTCGTCGTACGGCCTGGGGTCGGTACCCGTACCGCCGTCGGGGCGGGGTCCCCGGGCCGTTTCCGTCAGGTGGTCGTCGAGGCGGCGCAGGAGTTCGTCCGTGCGGGCGGCGGCCTGTTCGCGGTCGTACGCGAGGAGGAGGCGGCAGTCCTGGCCGTGGGCCGGGCGGAGGTGCGGGAGCCAGCCGAGCCAGGACCACTCGGCGGTGCGCTCCTCGACCGTGCGGGAGCGGTCCGTGCTGATCAGGACGATCTCGAGGGCATCGGGGGAGTGCAGCGCGGCGAGCTGGGCCACCACCGCGCGGACCAGGCCCGCGAGGCGCGGACGCGGCCCGGCCAGGCCCAGCGCGCCGACCTCGCGCAGGTCGGCGGTCACCGGCACGGCGGGGAGCAGGCCCGAGCCGTCGGGCGTCGCCCGGTCCGCCGTGCCCAGCCGCACCGTCAGGGCCTCCGGATGCCCCGTGCCGCGCTCCCACAGGCGCGGTCCCGGCCCCAGCGCGGTGAGCAGCAGCGTCGCGGGGTCGGGCCAGCTCTCCGGCGACCGCGGCACGGCGGGGAGGAGTTCCTCCGCCGTGGCGTCTGCGTCGCCGTACGGGTCCTGCCCGGTTCCCGCCGGGCCGCCGCGGCCCCCGGTCAGCCGTCGTGCCCACGCGCCGATCCCGCCGCCCCGCCTGCGCACGCCGGCCGGGACGTCCGTGCCCCGTGCCGGAGTGCCCTTGCGCGTCCCGGGGGCGGGAGTGTCCGCGCGCTCGGCCACCGCGCCGGGGGACACGGGTTCGGCCCCGTCGCGCGGCCTGCTCTCGATGCCGGGCGCCCGGCCCTGTCCGGGGACCACCGGTGACCCGGCAGCGCTGTGTTCCTGTGCGCCGGGTACGCCCTCCGCGGCTCCCCACTCCGCCGATCCGTAGGCGTGATGGGTCTCTCCGGCGGCCGGAGCCGGGCTCCCCTGCGCGCCGGAAGCGCCCGCGACGCCCTCCACGCGCGCGTGGGGCACTGCGGATGCCGTCCTCGGCGGTGGGGCCGCGGGCGTGTCGGTCGCGGCGGTCACCCGGACATGTCCCTCCCCGTCCGGTGCCGTGCCCAGCGCCCCCGGACCGCCGGGCGGAGCCAGGCGCAGGGCGGACTCGCCGACGCGGAGGAGCGCGCCCGGGGCGAGGCGGAGCGGGCGGGTGCCGACGGGGGTGCCGTCGAGTGTCGTGCCGTTCGTGGAGCCGAGGTCGGTGACCGAGACGCGGCCCTCGGGGGTGACCGTGACCGCGCAGTGCAGGCGGGAGACGTCGGGGTCGTCCAGCGGCACGTCGGCGTCGGCGGAACGGCCGATGCGGATCTGGCCGCCGTGCAGGAAGTGGACGCCGCCCGCGTCGGGGCCGGCCACCACATGGAGTTGTGCGGCGCCGTCGTCCACGTCGGGGCCGGGCTCCGCGGGGGCGCCCAGGGACAGCACGGCGCCGTCCGTCAGGGGCGGCTCGCCCAGCGTGCAGCGCTGCCCGTCCAGCCGCTCCGCGCCCGCGTACAGCACCACCGGACCGTCGCCCCCGCCGACCGCCGAGGCGAGGCCCGCCGCGACCGCGGCGAGCGCCGTGCCGGCAGGCGCGGTGACCAGCACATCGCAGGCCGCGGCACGTCCCCGCGGCTCCGAAAGCGGGCCCAGCGGGTCTACGACGGTCAGCCGGATCTGCATCGCCGTCAGCGGTCCCTTCCGCGCAGGTGTCCGCGACGAGGACGAGGCTCCGCCGCGGTCCCCCACCGCAGATTCCCCCACCGCACACGGGCACGTCGGCCAGTACTGGGGGCATCCTCGCACCTGCCACTGACAACGCGCCCGCCCCCCACCCGTAAGTGATCTTGATTGGTCGGCTCTGCCCGTAAAAGTGCCTGACCATTGCCCGACCGATGCCCGCTTGAGATCGGTCACGCAACGCTTCGGCAACCAACCGCCCGAACCGAGCGTCTTTCCATCGAACATGC
This genomic interval from Streptomyces dengpaensis contains the following:
- a CDS encoding bifunctional glycosyltransferase/CDP-glycerol:glycerophosphate glycerophosphotransferase, yielding MPRFSVIVPTHGVAGRLAQALDSVLTQTFGDVELIPVCDAPDSPAGTVAAAYAVRDCRVAPVHSPPSGGLSAARNAGMKAATGTYLLFLDGDDVLVPGALGVLDAGLRERAEVDVLSFQHERVHWWEGESSVPPLDKDPGVVGVEIPAWSAAYRRAFLTEHHLTFPDGHFTDVGWGGLLTLAGARAAVLRSVCVRHRLRRQGSRLNTPGEHHFDVLDQVELVLTRASGQEVSAATSEALFERLFALVLKTAAHPARVPARRRRAFFRRAGTLYRRHRPAGFTAPSGSLGVQHRLLAAGAYSAFQALRRANRAAAKAVQGVPRPRGLRTRVLYATHLRRPLDENLAVYCAYWGRGYACNPAAIHAKSRELAPHIRSVFLVEPEAVDALPKGIDYAVIGSHRSWQVLARAKYLINNANFADGVVKRSGSVHVQTQHGTPLKKMGVDQSTYPVVAAATGSFSKLLTRVDRWDYNLSSNRHSTQMWERAFPGSYEALEYGYPRNDVYYTATAEDVARVRQELGVPEGRTALLYAPTHRDYSTGFEARLDLEAFCEEIGEDFVVLLRAHYFYDEGRGRSSGRIIDVTGHRSSEDVCLAADALITDYSSIMFDYANLDRPIVVYADDWEVYRETRGVYFDVMETPPGRVARTPRELARVFRKGLYRDPAARALRSHFRERFCEFDDGRAAERVVRRVLLGEPPEAVPPVMPLAERNPAPAASPLVRS
- a CDS encoding bifunctional glycosyltransferase/CDP-glycerol:glycerophosphate glycerophosphotransferase, encoding MPRFSVIVPAYKVQAYLHACLESVLGQSCPDLELIAVDDCSPDASGAIIDEFAARDTRVRAVHLPQNVGLGHARNAGLEHATGDYLIFLDSDDTLTPDALRAIADRLKETSEPDVLVYDYARTYWSGEAVRNQFAAQLTEEGPAPFRLDDRPGLLKVLMVVWNKAYRREFIEREGFAFPPGYYEDTPWTYPVLMSAETIATLDRVCVHYRQRRHGSILGTSSRKHFDIFEQYDRVFAYIDGHPELAHWRPVLFRRMADHFSTVFVRRGRLPRGSRAAFLRKARAHYRRYRTPGAPVPFRTRVRHALVRLGVHRTYRLLSLASHLEGRALKLTRSLLRTARGAMLQLHYRLQLRLPLRADRAVFSSYWGRGHGCNPGALESAFRSFAPHIRTAWIAHPEHHHTVPPATRRLRPGTAAYWTALARSKYLVNNVNFDRRLIKRPGQIMIQTQHGTPLKRMGLDLQDRPAAARDTDFAELLRSVDKWDYVLSANRHSTLVWERVFPSSYTTLEYGLPRNDVFQRATSADVTRLRQSLGIPEGTVAVLYAPTYRDYRRTQRPTLDLDRVLRHLGPRFVVLARAHHAYETPLTGAAASSSGRLIDVSGHPSIESLCLASDALITDYSSLMFDYAGLDRPIVIHADDWEAYEAARGTYFDLRAFPPGAVARSEDELIDIFATEHWRGSRSTQLRAAFRERFCPYDDGRAAKRVVRRVVLGETAGLPPFIPLAERQPVPSAAAARPVAPLTTVPPPGGPVTETL
- a CDS encoding carbohydrate ABC transporter permease; this encodes MSTHTGRLTKPAPATAKVSLGSRLASGVSGGIVRVFLLLVGLFWLVPTIGLLLSSLRKPEDMSASGWWKVFTEPAQLTVDSYQRLLENGDITDSLVNTMLITVPATVLVVVIGSLAGYAFAWMEFPGRDWWFLGVVGLLVVPVQVALIPIAELFGSIGIFGSIIGVVLFHVGFGLPFAVFLLRNFFAEIPRELLEAARLDGAGELRLFVRVVMPLGGPAIASLGIFQFLWVWNDMLVALVFSDSGSQPITVALQTQVRQFGNNIDVLAPGAFISMVIPLAVFFAFQRQFVSGVMAGAVK
- a CDS encoding carbohydrate ABC transporter permease is translated as MTSATAGGTAPVPPARTRKSVTGTRRTVAALFLLPAVVLLGALVVYPIGYSVFRSFYDQSGDGFAGIDNYEALFTDDGIRTALKNNIIWVVFAPTVATALGLIFAVLTERVRWGTAFKLVVFMPMAISMLAAGIIFRLVYDQDPEKGVANAVWVGVHDTFAESSAFPNAHPGRQSPLQPDRDGFITQQPVRVGQSVTLPLVGVAPDQMPDRAKKAVQATAEPGKVTGTAWQDFTRGKGVGKLGQVDAAELGYAGMRVEAVKDGKVVDSTKVRDDGTFTLSDKADGAQLRLPAGNFREPYNGVDWLGPSLVTPAIIGSYIWMWAGFAMVLIAAGLAGVPRELLEAARVDGANEWQVFRRVTVPLLAPVLAVVTVTLMINVLKVFDLVFIIAPGSSQDDANVLALELYRKGFAEDQPGIASAIAVFLLLLVIPVMLFNIRRLRREVRR
- a CDS encoding ABC transporter substrate-binding protein, which codes for MRSNLRVRRATQAAAAIIAGALTLTACGGDDKDKSSGSGKESTGSGGASVTLPKLDGATLEVAAVWTGPEQANFKKVLAEFEKRTGAKVTFVPAQDPIINFLGSKIAGGAPPDVAMLPQVGAIKQAVDKKWAKPVGADAQAQLAKNYAQGWQDLGKVDGQQYGVYFKAANKSLVWYNTQVFENAGAQEPKTWKDFLTTAQTVYDSGVTPVSVGGADGWTLTDWFENIYLSQAGPEKYDQLAQHEIKWTDPSVKDALTTLAELWGNKDYLADGALQTEFPASVTQTFTGGDQPKAGMVFEGDFVGINIAETKAKIGTDAKVFPFPAVGDEAPVVSGGDAAVLLKESKAGQALLTFLASPDAATIWAEQGGFLSPNKNVANSAYPNAVQQSMAKALIAAGDDFRFDMSDQAPQAFGGTPGKGEWKALQDFLKNPKDVAGTQAKLEADAAAAYKG